Proteins encoded together in one Lathyrus oleraceus cultivar Zhongwan6 chromosome 5, CAAS_Psat_ZW6_1.0, whole genome shotgun sequence window:
- the LOC127078846 gene encoding protein FAR1-RELATED SEQUENCE 7, whose translation MQNIHEDSTIVSSDDMLESVVGIDPLNNRLPTEPPLESYEGIEFASIKEMRIYYIRYAKNKVFSFRMGRVTKSRTNDMIIDREFLCSKEGFQAKKYVKEKSPSKIRYVLCTENGGVDNVRFSLQDVINDLTEKRQKKLENGDAQMMLSYFKSCQLKNPGFFYAFQMDAEGRLANCFWVDSRSKMAYKYFGDVVTFDPAEFFLLLNTWLEAMSGVSPKTIITDQDAAISNAVANVFPKVNHHYCMWHIEKKVPEYLNRVYHEHGKFKNQFYKCIHQSTTVEEFDSDWEAMIDKYGLQDNQWLNKIFSIREKWIPAYVRHNFCAGMSTTQRNESMNKYFKDYLNSSTSLSQFLTQYEKDLDAQKVKFSIEVSTYKVREIYKEKPIYYVNFHVTSKEANCSRHIWSINAKKEKVKEVTIEGFQEGSSNASDTSLFNSIMVRSLELSERGSQSEKHHDIAIQNLQNGIVKLDLLDIEESNKKFVDSTSEDMPKASDVNIALHDPPLIATKGRLRTLRMKSSLEMVINSIFKLYFETSILLVD comes from the exons ATGCAAAACATACATGAAGATTCAACCATAGTTAGCTCTGATGACATGCTTGAAAGTGTTGTTGGTATTGATCCTCTCAATAACAGACTACCAACAGAGCCTCCCTTAGAGTCATACGAAGGAATAGAGTTTGCATCAATTAAAGAGATGAGAATTTACTACATAAGATATGCTAAGAATAAAGTTTTTAGCTTTCGTATGGGCCGTGTTACTAAATCAAGAACAAATGATATGATAATAGATCGAGAATTTCTCTGTTCAAAGGAGGGATTTCAGGCAAAAAAATATGTGAAAGAAAAAA GCCCTAGTAAAATAAGATATGTCTTATGTACTGAAAATGGTGGTGTTGATAATGTTAGATTTAGTCTACAAGATGTTATCAATGACTTAACTGAAAAGAGACAAAAAAAGTTAGAAAATGGAGATGCTCAAATGATGTTATCATATTTTAAAAGTTGTCAATTGAAGAATCCTGGGTTTTTCTATGCTTTTCAAATGGACGCTGAAGGAAGATTAGCAAATTGTTTTTGGGTTGATTCAAGGTCCAAAATGGCATATAAATACTTTGGTGATGTTGTTACTTTTGATCCGGC AGAGTTTTTTTTGTTGCTAAATACTTGGTTAGAAGCAATGAGTGGAGTTTCTCCTAAAACTATCATCACAGATCAAGATGCTGCTATTAGTAATGCAGTTGCAAATGTATTTCCAAAGGTTAATCATCATTATTGCATGTGGCATATTGAGAAAAAAGTTCCTGAATACTTGAATCGTGTCTATCACGAACATGGTaaatttaaaaatcaattttacAAGTGCATCCACCAATCTACCACTGTTGAAGAATTTGATTCTGATTGGGAAGCAATGATTGATAAATATGGATTACAAGATAATCAATGGTTAAACAAGATATTCTCCATTCGAGAAAAATGGATTCCTGCTTATGTACGTCACAATTTTTGTGCAGGAATGTCTACTACTCAAAGGAATGAAAGTATGAATAAATATTTTAAGGATTATTTGAATTCAAGTACTTCATTAAGCCAGTTTTTGACACAATATGAAAAAGATCTTGATGCAC AAAAGGTTAAGTTTTCTATTGAAGTCTCAACGTATAAAGTTCGTGAAATTTACAAAGAGAAGCCTATCTACTATGTGAATTTTCATGTCACTTCAAAAGAAGCAAATTGTAGTCGTCACAT ATGGTCTATTAATGCTAAAAAAGAAAAGGTAAAAGAAGTGACAATTGAAGGATTTCAAGAAGGAAGCAGCAACGCTTCTGACACTTCATTGTTTAATAGTATTATGGTTCGCTCCCTCGAACTATCAGAAAGAGGTTCACAATCCGAAAAACATCACGATATTGCAATTCAAAATTTGCAAAATGGGATTGTAAAACTTGATTTATTGGATATTGAAGAGTCAAATAAGAAGTTTGTTGATTCAACATCTGAAGATATGCCAAAAGCATCTGATGTTAATATAGCTTTGCATGACCCTCCACTTATAGCAACTAAAGGACGTCTGCGGACTTTGCGAATGAAAAGTAGTTTGGAGATG GTGATAAATTCAATTTTCAAACTCTATTTTGAAACTTCTATATTGTTGGTTGATTAA